A stretch of Hippoglossus hippoglossus isolate fHipHip1 chromosome 20, fHipHip1.pri, whole genome shotgun sequence DNA encodes these proteins:
- the LOC117753584 gene encoding V-set domain-containing T-cell activation inhibitor 1-like, producing MSGFKSLVVLILNMWTLTTADDEVSCVLAESCILPCRFQPGTDPAIHWMKVEAGETRVHSYYRARDQFDLQSERFRGRTSLFKEQISRGNASIRLTGLQLQDQGRYKCYTSTITGGNKESFINLRADAPVRHVDIEQVENSFTLRSEGIYPEPQLTWSTRPPSTVTLQNQTSVKETEQQLYEISSTLTLSTETLF from the exons ATGATGAGGTCTCCTGCGTTTTAGCGGAGAGCTGCATCTTACCCTGCAGATTTCAGCCTGGTACAGACCCAGCCATCCACTGGATGAAGGTGGAAGCAGGAGAGACTCGTGTCCACTCCTACtacagagccagagaccagttTGATCTCCAGAGCGAGCGCTTCAGAGGCCGGACATCGCTGTTCAAAGAGCAGATCTCCAGAGGAAACGCCTCGATCAGGCTGACGGGGCTGCAGCTCCAGGACCAGGGCAGATACAAGTGCTACACCAGCACCATCACTGGAGGCAACAAGGAGTCATTCATCAACCTGAGAGCAGATG CTCCGGTGCGTCACGTGGACATTGAGCAGGTGGAGAACAGCTTCACCCTGCGCTCAGAGGGGATCTACCCCGAGCCGCAGCTCACCTGGTCCACCAGGCCTCCGTCCACCGTGACCCTTCAGAACCAAACCTCAGTGAAGGagacggagcagcagctctatgagatcagcagcacactgacactgtcaaCAGAGACACTGTTCTGA